A genomic window from Punica granatum isolate Tunisia-2019 chromosome 2, ASM765513v2, whole genome shotgun sequence includes:
- the LOC116193524 gene encoding protein ELF4-LIKE 3 — MEGDTFSSLGNGGAAQIDGKILQTFQKSFTQVQHILDQNRVLINEINQNHESRVPDSLTRNVGLIRELNNNIRKVVDLYSDLSSNFTKSMEASSSEGDSNNNNKPDNKTGGHKRIRPA, encoded by the coding sequence ATGGAGGGAGACACATTCTCCAGTCTCGGGAATGGTGGGGCTGCCCAGATCGACGGGAAGATCTTGCAGACATTCCAGAAGAGCTTCACGCAAGTGCAGCACATCTTGGACCAGAACCGGGTCCTCATCAACGAGATCAATCAGAACCACGAGAGCCGGGTCCCAGACAGCCTCACGAGGAACGTGGGCCTCATCAGGGAGCTCAACAACAACATCAGGAAGGTCGTGGACCTCTACTCGGACCTCTCCAGCAACTTCACCAAGTCCATGGAAGCCTCCTCCTCCGAGGGCGACtctaacaataataataagcCAGATAACAAAACGGGTGGACACAAGAGGATTAGACCGGCATAG